GCGCGCATGGTCGAAGTCGGCACCACCAATCGCACGCATCGCGCGGACTTCGGCAATGCCATGAATGCGCGCACCGCGCTGCTGATGAAAGTGCATGCCAGCAACTACGCCATCAGTGGCTTCACCGCCGCGGTGCCTGAAGCGGAACTCGCCGCGCTGGCGCATGGCGCCGAACTGCCGTTCGCGGTCGACCTCGGCAGCGGCACTTTGCTGGACCTCACGCAGTTCGGCCTGCCGCGCGAGCCGACGGTGGCCAGCACCCTGGCAGGCGGCGCGGATCTGGTGACCTTCAGCGGCGACAAGCTGCTGGGCGGGCCGCAGGCAGGCATCATCGCGGGGCGCAAGGATCTCGTCGCGCGTTTGAAGCGCAATCCTTTGAAGCGCGCGCTGCGCGTCGACAAGATGACGCTCGCGGCCCTGGCCGCGGTGCTGCGCCTGTATGCCGATCCGGCCGTGGCGGTGGCGCGCGTGCCAACGTTGCGTCTGCTGACGCGCAAAGCCGACGATATCGGCGCGGCCGCCTCACGCGTCGCACCCGCCGTGGCCGGCGCGCTCGGCGCGCGCGCCGTGGTTGAAGTTCAAGCGTGTCACAGCCAGATCGGCAGCGGCGCGTTGCCGGTCGACCTGTTGGCGAGTTTCGCGCTGGCCATCCGCCTGCCGGGGCGCGGCGGCCGAGCGCTCGAGCAGCTGGCACGCGCGCTGCGTGCGCTGCCGGTGCCGGTGATAGGGCGCATCGCCGACGACGCCCTGCTGCTCGATCTGCGTACGCTCGACGATGAAGCGACTTTCAGCGCGCAGTTCGCGCGCTTCGATTGGGCGGCAACGCCATGATCATCGCCAGCGCCGGCCATGTCGATCATGGCAAGACCGCCCTGGTGCGTGCGCTCACCGGCGTCGACACCGATGCCCTGCCCGAGGAGAAGGCGCGCGGCCTGACCATCGAACTCGGCTTCGCCTATCACGATCTCGGCGACGGCAGCGCCACGGGGTTCATCGACGTGCCCGGCCACGAGCGCTTCATTCGCACCATGGTGGCGGGTGTCAGTGGCATCGACGTGGTGATGTTCGTGATCGCGGCGGACGACGGCCCGATGCCGCAGACCGCCGAGCATCTTGCCATTCTCGAATTGCTGGGCGTGACGCGCGGCGTGGTGGCCTTGAGCAAGGTCGATCGCGTCAGCGAAGCGCGGGTTGCCGAAGTCAGTGCGCTCATTCGTCGCCTGCTGGCGCCGACCGCCTTGCGCGACTGCACCATCGTGCCGGTATCGGCGCTGCAGAACATCGGCATCGATACCTTGCGCGGCGAACTCCTGGCCCTGCAACGCAGCTTGCCGCCACGTGCCGTCGAGGGCAATTTCCGTCTCGCCGTCGACCGCAGTTTTCTCCTGAAAGGCGCCGGACGCGTCGTCACCGGCACGGTGTTCAGCGGTGACATCGGCGTCGGCGACGCGGTATGGCACGTGCCGGACGGCGGCGAGCTGCGCGTGCGCGGCATGCATGTACACAACCGCGAGGCGCAGCGCGCGAGCGCCGGTCAGCGCTGCGCGTTGAACGTCAGCGGCGCGGGCCTGCGCGACGTCGAGATCCGGCGTGGGGACTGGATGGTGGCCGAGCCGGTCGCGTCGTCGACGCGGCGCATCGA
The window above is part of the Pseudomonadota bacterium genome. Proteins encoded here:
- a CDS encoding L-seryl-tRNA(Sec) selenium transferase, producing the protein MSEDLNALLRAVPSIDELLRADELQGALADGGHALVAGVVREVVDDARAAIKREGQAAREALAGAALIAESRRRVAALLAPSLRRVFNLTGTVLHTNLGRAPLPDEAIAAMTAVASGASNLEYELGSGRRGDRDVHVEQWICRLTGAEAATVVNNNAAAVLLVLNTLAKGKEVLVSRGELVEIGGAFRIPDVMTRAGARMVEVGTTNRTHRADFGNAMNARTALLMKVHASNYAISGFTAAVPEAELAALAHGAELPFAVDLGSGTLLDLTQFGLPREPTVASTLAGGADLVTFSGDKLLGGPQAGIIAGRKDLVARLKRNPLKRALRVDKMTLAALAAVLRLYADPAVAVARVPTLRLLTRKADDIGAAASRVAPAVAGALGARAVVEVQACHSQIGSGALPVDLLASFALAIRLPGRGGRALEQLARALRALPVPVIGRIADDALLLDLRTLDDEATFSAQFARFDWAATP